DNA from Alnus glutinosa chromosome 2, dhAlnGlut1.1, whole genome shotgun sequence:
ACAAAAGATTATAAGTACTTGTTATAAACGACACTTTTATCTCACCATTATTTTATCGTGCTGGTGTAACATCGACAATCAacccttaaattatttttttaacgatgATCGATCAACACTACTACATTAAAAGGATGGAATGAAAGTATAATTTCTGATATTattaaacacaacaaaacaaaatctagaTTGAAAACGATGcatatctaaaataaaaaatgatcttATCCGGTATGCACCTATAAGGATATGTTGACCTTTGACTCTATGAAAAGGAGAAGTCACCCTGCCTAGAATAAAATTGCATGGATATAGAAGAATACTTGGCCAAAAATATCCCATGACTATTTTCCCCAATACTTTCCTGGAATGTGATGTTGtaacttatttttaatttcccCCATATTGTCAATTGGTCAATTTCTCTTAAAATATCATACAAGCATAGGGTGGGGAACAATGCTATAGGATGAGGCATTAGGGTTTGGCAGGATCTCCCATTCCTACCTCTACTTGGATATAAAACACTTTCTTATAAAAGTAGGTGTGTAGTTAACACATTGGTCATAGACAAAACTTTCACTCTTCCAAATGCAACAATTTCTTCATTTCCTTGTATCAATTGCTTGCATTTAGGactttaaaacatataaataaacaagggtatatatatatattacatggtAATTGAAAGGGGGCATATTGCTTCAATTCCCCcattaaaaaatgaacaaaattttgaaaacttttgaAGTTCAAGTTCAAGTTCTCACTATTATATGAGACGATTGATCCCTTTAGTTTAGATAGTGGAAACGATTCACTCTTGTAActttgttataatattaattaaaaatattattttatatcgatttaatttttgaatcatTAATAATAATCACAACGTACACTCTTTTCATTTATGAACAAATCGAGTCATGtcaataaagagaagaaaaaaaaaatgaatttacaCCTTAAACAATACAAATATGAATTCAAGCTAGGaatgaaatttaagaaaaaaaaatgctaaaaataacacttttattttactttgttgACGTGACACtgtcaataaattattagacCAACCATtgcataaaagtaaaacaaaataaattcaataattaattgatagAATCACAACAAcaaagtgaaataaaaagtataatatataaagtATAGAGTAATCCAAACATTAGACAAGGACAATTTAGTATTTTGGTAAATGGTAATTAATCATATACTTTGTTTTTAATTGGTAAATGGTGATTATCATACTTTTGTTCCTCCTAATCCCCCGTTGAGATCTAATCATGACCCATAATCACATACATCATCCACCTGCCCACCCACAAGAATCACACTGATCGAGACCCAATAGTCAACCGGCACCATCAGGTTTTTCAGGTAAAGCAACCCACCGGCCGGGGccaaaaagcaaaataaaataaaataataataatttcttttcattacCTAAAAAAACATGAGGCGGCCTTCTCTGACCGGACTCGTATTTTTGGGTCCATACCCGTCACGCCAGCCGACAGCTGTATGACGCCCTCGAGGCCTCGACCGACTTTGGCCCAATGGACCATTGCCACGTGTCAATTTAttgaaatattaatataataatatagtCGATTAAAAATTGTtggaaatatataaatatagggGTGTGTATGAGGCAGATTTCAGCCATTTTTGCTCTTGCCCCACATTCCTGCTGGTTGTGAAAATTGCAGTAGCGAACCGCACAAAAAAGGAAGAATCTGTGCGGTACTGGTGATGCAGTGCGGTGTGGTGCAGGGTGGGTTCAATACCTAGATCTAGAAACATGAAAAACCAAAGccaaattttcttataaaccaaacaaatcatATAGAAATCACAAACAAATGAACAATTTTCGCAATGAAACTTTCCATTTCAACTATACATTATTATTCGCAAAATTGAAGCAACACAAAGAAATCATCCAAATTTATAAACCTtctctcagcaaccaaacactaaactaaaccaaaccaaacaaaaacaaacaatttttttaaaaaacactcaCCTTAATTACCCTTGTGGGCTGCTAAAGAAACAATTTCCCAGCTCACCGGAATGCCCAAGTCTATGGGAGGATCTAATCTGAAGATTGAAGAGTCACAAGGTATGAGTATAGGAGTGATAGATCTGAAAAGTGAGAGTCGAGACGAGAGATAGATGTATTCAACTGGTGCATTCGATTAAGTTGTGAGCATGATAATTTGCTAAACCTCGGTAATTGTCCGACTTTTGAAGGAACCAAGCAAGTTTAGGAtctttaaaaaaccaaaaaagaaaaaagaaaaaaagaagcaagctTAGGATGTCGAAGACCATGGCACCAAGTTGTTTGTCAAGCAAGTTTGTAAATTTAAATGACACTTATCACACTAGTCActtaacaattaaatttgattatgatTGATATGACAATTTTAATCACTTgatgtggtttaaaaagttcatgaaaatagtctaaattacgaatcactccctgtggtttaaaaaattcatagaGGGTCcttatggtaaactataattacaaattacttcataaggtttaaaaaatttataaaaaaacctTGTGAGaaactataattataaattaattcatTATCTTATTTTCGTCTATCAATTAATTAGATGGGTATTATATAAACTTTCTCGTGTTAATTTGGGGAGATGGGACAACGTGGGACCTTCTGGTCCACCTGGCACACCCAGAGAGCGACAACTTACACAATAGAATCTAGCGTAATCAACACACTATCCAACCACGTACCGTTGCTTCTAACATAAGCCTTTGGTGGCGTAGTACGCATCGCCTTCGCTAAGCATCATACTCATACACCTTTTTAGGAGGCTTTGCCAGAAGCGCACGTTAGCATCAACGAAACGAcaactttttgttttgtaggGTTAAAATTTACGCGGGAAAGGGGTAGTTGGTAATGTACGCAAGGTGCGTTGgttagagattaatttttattattattattattattatttttaactcttttttttttgcacaaaaaGATGTGCCGGATGGTAAAGGTTGTTTGGTCCTTGTGGAATCAGGGGAGGATCCAGCGGCTGAgattaagagaaagagagagaagaggggtCCACATGTTTTTGATAGTAGTGGGGAACGATTAAGTGTGCACGACAGTGCGTGGGGGGCCCTGAGGATCAGATCACAGATATGAGAAGGAAAACGTTCCTTCAAATTGTCTTTGCGTGAGTCCTAAAAAATTAacttcttcaatattttttggGGAAAATACAACCGATCCCATTCACACATATTTTCTAAACCATCATATCATATTtcatatttgatatttttggtctCTTCAAGCTACCATTTAAATGTATAGAACtcatttgttagttttttttttattatttattatttttttttttaggggaactCATTTGTTAGTTTATTGAAGTTAAATTAGGCCGAAAAAGGAGCACGTGACATGCATgtgaatatttttaaattaaaatgatGAAAGTACTTtagtttaaataataaatttacttAAATACCTTCCaagttaaaaaatgaaaaataaaaaataaaaaagatgggtCATTAGCCACCAACCCCAAGCGTGGCTGCCACCCCTAGATGGATGGCAGAGCATTCGCTTTGGTTGAGCTACCCCAAAACACTTTTAAGATGGTTCGACGACATTCAAATTGAGTGATAGCCACCTCAAGGTAATTCAAAAGTTGGCCAAATCACTTTCAAACACTTTGGAGCAATGGGTGGTTCAACTgttctatctttttcttttcttttcttttttttctttttttttttaaaaaaaaagaaagaaatatacatgttttttatttaaagggCATTTTagtcatttatatatatatacaaagagcACATGCATGGCACGTGGTCATTTTTTTGTCAGATTTGACGCCATCAACTTACAGAGGGggctctttgcctataaatggTAGTTGGAGAAAGGCAGGTATCCATAAATTTTGTTGCGTTTTTATCAGTTTGTTTGGGTGctgtatttttcagtgtttggtgcaaccgaaaatgatggtcaacggAAATTATTTCCAGTTTAaccgtaaaagcctctttaatttttggaaaacgatttacagttgtaaatcattttctggattTATACACTTTATTATTGCAGACATGCTTGTGGGAATCAGCCACTGCCGGACATtgaagtttgttggtagcccgaatCTACTGCCAAAGGTCCCCGAATTAAGGTATCCAATCGTCGGATTCCAACAAAACAGGCCAGAATCTGGCCAACCCAGATTCCGATGAAACTATCCAGAAGCTGACCAGTTTGTCGGAATCCGGCTATACTGTGCTGGATTCTGGCCAACTCAATTCCGGCATAAATTGGTCAAAATCTGGCCAATACAGCCGGAATCTGACTTAGCCGCCTGGCGAAACTAACTGGAATCTAGCCATTACTGTTGGAATCCTGCCGACCAATGACAAAATTTCTTCACCGGTGATTTGTCGCCGTTAGTGATTTTTTCTTACGAGCCAaacgctgaaaaatatttttaagaaaatcaattttttctgaaaaataatttcgttgaaaatgttttataacgaaaaacattttacgttgaaacaaatggTATATACATGTGAATGAGGTATCCAAaatttttgttgggtttttagaATCTAGAATGTGATCTAAAATTTTATACGCCAAAGATGGAGGGATTTGAGGGAAATATTCTGAGTTTAATTTAAGAGAGtgaaaaccaaaattttaatattaaaaaaaaataaaaataaaaataaaaaacagaaccaaaatttttaataaaaacatacaTATTAGACGGACAAGGAATAAACATAActctctcaaaaaataaaaaataaaaaataaacataaccaAAACTAAAGTGGACGTAATTACAACACAAGCCGAATCACCAACGGAGAATTTGTTCTCTTATGGCCCATTACCTATTGAATAGCTTAGTGCTTCCCTCATTAGCTTTGTGTTAACACAGTATTTAGGTTAACTGTGAACAGCTCAGATCATTCAACCCTTTGTGAGCGGTTTCAGTGGGGCAACTGAACCACCTTCTAGGTGGCTGAACTACTCCGAACTGATCATCTAGGGGTGACCAAGCTGCCCCGTAACAAAAAGGGTCGTTCAACAACCACCAAACGGTATTGCATGTGGTTTGGATCCCTCTGTGTATTGAGGTGACTGCACTGCAATCTGTGTATTCATGCATGGGTTTGCCTACATGCATACTTCATcagttaatatatattaacagaGTAATGCAACTCTTCACACCCATTTCACACCAGCTGACATTGAGtgttttaaaaaacttttcatatcaatcacttaaaacagaaaaaagaaaaaagaaaagaaagtcaCTAAACACACGTCGCGTTAGCTAACGTAAAATGAAGGTAAAAAGGGGGGGCAGCTCCTGGTATATCATATTTATATACCTAGTGTCTAACAGCTCCTGGTATATCATATATCATTTCATTCACATCGGCAAACAATTGCTGTTCCTCTTGTAATGAAAAGTAAGAGGTTGCAGGGCTCAAGAATTCTAAAATTTTTTCACACCAAAACAATCAAAATCAAGCATTCTGCAAAGTGCAAACTCTCATCAACCCAAATGAatatcatccaaaaaaaaaaaaaaacaatttgggtgggggtgggggggatGGGGGTTTGGAATTCTTACAATCTTTCACCTGCACTTTATTCACCACAAAAAATGCCTTCCATGCCCCCAGCTTTCAGTCATCAGAAAAAAACCTATCCCAATCCGCAGAACCGCAGGTGAAAAGGGGGGGCAGGAGGTACACGTAATAAATATCTCCTGGATGTAAGCATAAAAAAGGACGTGACAAAAGAACTAAAGAGGAGCGACGTCAACCAGATTGATCGTGTAAAGGTTCTGTTGAAGTTGGAGAAGAGTGTGGTGAGGAAGCAGACTCTTCAGGTGAATCCTCTGAAGTCTTCGTGTCTGATTTATAATGTTTGTTTCTTGCAGCATCATGTTTCTGGACCCAATCAGGAAACTTTGATGATTTAGAAGGGGAAGTCTCAGATGAGTCGGCTGTTGACAAGCTATAATTGAAGAGAGATGAACCAAGCATGGATAGATTAGGGAGGCCCAAAGCATAGTTATGAGGCTGAGCTACACCTGGGTGATCAAATTTGCAAGTTGGGCCATACTTGCAGAGTCCATACATACTGTAGTATGAACATACAGCTTGCCCCTGCACATAGGAGAGAGCCAGGAGTCAGCCACTGATAGTGTaacaataaaaagtaaaaaagaattaatagcAACAACAATCagcaatttattaaatagaaaaaatgtgaaattctttcaaaagaaaaattcattatATTCCCAATTAATCCAAAGTTCCAAGCAATAATGAACTCTTACACAAACCAAAATGCATATATCATTGTACTAAATAGACGAAAAACTTACAGGTCTCGAGGGAAGGCTAGGCTGGTTTACCACTGATTGTGCAAACCTTTCTTTCGGGTGATGGAACTTGCAATCAGATCCATATTTGCAGGTCCCAGTGTTCATAAAATACCGGCACTCAGGTTGATCGGGCCTCTCAGGAAGAATTGTAGTTGTAGATAACAAATGCACTTGCCCACTAGAACCTGACTCACCTAAATTCTTGGAGTTGTATATAAAGTTGGGATTCAGAACAGTGGGAGAACTGTTAGGAGACAGAGGGCTCATGTTTCCCTGGGTGAAGAATGAAAACAtgatcaaaaataaaaacaaaaacaaaattccaaCTCAACTTAACAAAACCTTCCCCAGCCCCCAACTAGATGCAATAACTGGTATTTCTCCCAAAAGAGGGACTATGAGATAAGGCCAtctaagaacataaaaatattcaacttaaggagtttatttgtttgtatGTGTATCAGTGTATAGCCATATGATAATTAGGCTACacgaaatttttttatttttatttttttcctggcTATGACTCCCTGATGTAGGGATATGACAAACTTTTTGGTTATCTCATAATAACCTCTGCAACTAAAAATCATAACAAGCATTTGTTCTTTACACCTCAACCCCATAAACAACAATTTTGGTTTCAACCAACAAGGCCACCCAGCTCACCCAATAAACAGGCAATGGCTAACACTGTAGCTAAGGCCACCATAACATAGAAATTGTAGAACCATAGAACCAGTTTCCACATTCTTGTGACAAAAGACTAGTCAAAGTATTTCAAAAAAGAATGTGAAATAAACATTGCACTGTTGTCAACCATACTTGGTCACAAATTTGGAACCATTCTTGCAGCATAGCTCCAAAAAGACCACATTAAGCTATCGTGGCATTTTTGTTCTAAAACCAGTATATGAACTATATGCAGAGGTTGAAAACAGGATCCCAGATTGTATAATAAACAATATTACATACCTGCTAATGCAAGGTTCttataagaacaaaagaaatccaaacaACAATTTGTTCAATTTAAGAGATCATGTACTGACCATGTAAGTGCTCCAGCCTGGTGCAGGTACAACGCATTGAGAAGGAGAAAGAACAACAGACATGTAAGGTTGCAGACCTGGCATGCGCGGACCAGACACATATGACATTTTTGGTAACGACCATGCTGGAAGTCCACCTACATAAGGTAGACCAGATGAAGGCACAACTGTTGAGCCCATAGATCCAAAAGTTCCATCTCCAGCTACTGGTAGAACAGTTCCAACTGGCGCAGGCTGTGGATGATGGAACTTGCATGCAACTCCAAACTTACATGATCCAGTTCGCATGTAATAAGGACATGATTTTTCTTCCTAAGGAAGGATCACaagatatttttattcaatGCAAACGAATCAGTATATAGCACTGAAATGACAGATGTAAGTAAGAACCTGACGCATGGGGAGACCTAAAATGTTGAATGAGACTGGTCCAGCACCATGCCTGTCCCTTGGATGATGATATTTACATGTTGACCCATATTTGCAGGTCCCTGTCTTCAGAAAATACTGCAATGCATGTGCGGAAGTGAACAATCATAAATTATGAATGTTGCCATAAAGCACGATTTCCACCACAAATTCCCAATAGTTAGCATTATCAATGATGACCAACTCGTATCATATTTACAAATTGCAAATGATAGACCTCAGAGGTAGATTTCATCTTCATATTTTAAAGAAGATTTCAAACAAATATGAAGAACTTCTAGCCAACCAAGCATTATCTTTAATAGTCAAAACCATGTCATCTTCTTTTCTATATTAGTATTACTTGGTTATGTAGAGAAGTTTGGACATCATTCAGAAAATGTCCACCAAAGAGGACGCATGTGATAATACACCGATAGACATTCCACACTATACAGATAATAAAGCAAGTGAAAGGAAATTTCAATAACAGAATACGTGTTTCATGCTGAAATTATTGAGACAAGGAACCATGTCTACTACTGGCgataaaacttataaaaacaaaagcagTTGCAACTTTCGGTGTCTGTAATAGAAATATT
Protein-coding regions in this window:
- the LOC133861196 gene encoding zinc finger CCCH domain-containing protein 33 isoform X2 encodes the protein MLRLINPLITLKEGGGAAQLAPYPDRPGEPDCQYFLRTGLCGYGINCRYNHPAYVSQGAPYSGELPERVGQPDCGYFLKTGTCKYGSTCKYHHPRDRHGAGPVSFNILGLPMRQEEKSCPYYMRTGSCKFGVACKFHHPQPAPVGTVLPVAGDGTFGSMGSTVVPSSGLPYVGGLPAWSLPKMSYVSGPRMPGLQPYMSVVLSPSQCVVPAPGWSTYMGNMSPLSPNSSPTVLNPNFIYNSKNLGESGSSGQVHLLSTTTILPERPDQPECRYFMNTGTCKYGSDCKFHHPKERFAQSVVNQPSLPSRPGQAVCSYYSMYGLCKYGPTCKFDHPGVAQPHNYALGLPNLSMLGSSLFNYSLSTADSSETSPSKSSKFPDWVQKHDAARNKHYKSDTKTSEDSPEESASSPHSSPTSTEPLHDQSG
- the LOC133861196 gene encoding zinc finger CCCH domain-containing protein 3 isoform X1; the protein is MPDNRQVQRNATPNQSANNIEDTLWRLKINDNQEGGGAAQLAPYPDRPGEPDCQYFLRTGLCGYGINCRYNHPAYVSQGAPYSGELPERVGQPDCGYFLKTGTCKYGSTCKYHHPRDRHGAGPVSFNILGLPMRQEEKSCPYYMRTGSCKFGVACKFHHPQPAPVGTVLPVAGDGTFGSMGSTVVPSSGLPYVGGLPAWSLPKMSYVSGPRMPGLQPYMSVVLSPSQCVVPAPGWSTYMGNMSPLSPNSSPTVLNPNFIYNSKNLGESGSSGQVHLLSTTTILPERPDQPECRYFMNTGTCKYGSDCKFHHPKERFAQSVVNQPSLPSRPGQAVCSYYSMYGLCKYGPTCKFDHPGVAQPHNYALGLPNLSMLGSSLFNYSLSTADSSETSPSKSSKFPDWVQKHDAARNKHYKSDTKTSEDSPEESASSPHSSPTSTEPLHDQSG